The genomic interval AGCTTGGAGTGACCACGGAAGGCATTGGCATAGTCACCACTATGAACGGGACGGGACAGGAGATCGTTAGGCTTTCAGTAACCACGAAAGGCATTGGCATGGTCACCACTATGAACGGGAAGGGACAAACTCTCGTGGAGCTTGGAGTGAGCACGAACGGCGAGGGCACGGTCACCACCATGAACCGGAAGGGACAGGATCTTGTAATGCTTGGAGTGACCACGAGCGGCGACGGCACGGTCACCACCAAGAACGGGAAGGGGCAGAATCTCGTGGAGCTTGGAGCGTCCACCGAAGGTTTGGGCTTGGTAACCGCCTACGACCCGAGCGGGCGACGTGGTTACGGGCGGCTCCAACCCCGCACTAGCGAACCCACCACTACAGCAGCCCATCGCCAGCGGCAGCAGTAGGGCAGGGCTGCATACGTGCCACCCTGGCCGAGTCCGGTGGCGTTGTTTCCGCTCCGGTTCACAGCGAGGCATAGGGCGGCTGACTAGGTCTAATTGTATATTCTGAGTATGTCAATCAGTCGAAAAACATATGCTGCATTTGGTCGCGCGATCACTGCCGCTTACGACCACGGGGAGCTTGATGCTCTCTTCTTCGAATACTCGTTTAAAGACCCCAATCCGGGTGAATCAAGGATTAAAAAATCTATTCGATTTTCTGAATACCTTGAGAACTTGGGTAAAAGTTCGGGTCATAAAGAAATCTTAGAGATTGCGGAAACCACTTTGAAAAGAGCCGTGCAACGCCACACGGAGTTAAGAAATCTCTTAGAAATTGATGGATACCAATTTGAAAATAATCGACTGATCCCTACTACTCCCGAGCCAGCGGCTCTGGCAAAACAAATTTCACTACTCGAGTCCCAACTCGCAGATAAGGGTTTTGTAACAGCTGCTACTCATTACGAACAGGCGGTCGAGAACTTCACTAACTCAAACTGGGAATCAAGCAACGCACAACTGCGCAGCTTTGTCGAAAATCTAATTCCTTCGATTGAGGAATTCGTCGCCGGGTCCCGGTCGAATAATCCAAATGCGGCACTGCAATCGATGAAAAATTCTGGCGTTCTCGACGAGGCAGAATTCAACCAATTTCGTGCCTTTTGGGCCGGAATTCAGGATAACGGGCCGCATCAAGGCCTGAGTTCGGATAGTGAGGCTTTGTTCCGGATCCATATGTGCACTTGCATCGCTCGCTATCTGCTAGAGAAGTGCGCCACGTAAAGCCCGGCTCCCGCTACCACAGGAACCCCCAACTGAACCCACCACTACAGCAGCCCATCTTTATCAGCACCGGCTTTGCTGTAGTAGGTCTTGCTGCCAGGCGGCGGGCTGCGTCTTAGCAGGGCCGGGCCACACCACCAACCAACCGCAGCCAGAACAGCAGCCAGGAGCCGGCAGCTGCAGCTAGGCGAACACGTGCCCAAACTGCTGTAGCTGGATAAGTTGCTGCTGTAGGGCTGGGGCTGGCCAATTTGAACACATTATTGTGCATGCCTTGGGTTTATTGCTTGACTTGATACGAAAACGCTCCGACAATTGCAGGTGTAGGTCGCTACCAGAGGAGAATCCACAAGATGCGATGCTTTCACGCGTTTTTAGTCCCGACAGTGCTACTGCTGCTCTTGGGTGGAGCGGGCCAGTCCAATGCAGGTCCGATCATTTACGACAACCTATACCCTAGTGAACTAATCGGCGGTTTGAATTCGGATTTTGACCCTAATGACGTCAATATCGTCAACCAGGCCGCCGATGACTTCATGCTGACTTCTGGGATGACCACGATCACCGGCATTCACTGGCTTGGCTTTCTTAGCGGAGCCGACCTTGACAGCATTTTGTTCGACGACTTCACCATTCGGATCTTCAATGACGCGGGCGGCACAGCGGAAGTCGATCCGACGGTCCTCGACCTGAACGTTGGAGTGGTAGACGTAGTCAGCTTCAGTAACGTCTTGGAGTACTCGGTGGATATTTCGCCAATCACGCTGCAAGCCGACACCACCTACTGGCTTTCGATCGTGAATAATACGGTCGGGAGCCCCGAGACTTGGGCTTGGGGCATTGAATCCTTCGACTCCGGGAACAATTTGTTTCGTATGATTGACGGCGATGACTGGGGAACAGG from Myxococcales bacterium carries:
- a CDS encoding PEP-CTERM sorting domain-containing protein (PEP-CTERM proteins occur, often in large numbers, in the proteomes of bacteria that also encode an exosortase, a predicted intramembrane cysteine proteinase. The presence of a PEP-CTERM domain at a protein's C-terminus predicts cleavage within the sorting domain, followed by covalent anchoring to some some component of the (usually Gram-negative) cell surface. Many PEP-CTERM proteins exhibit an unusual sequence composition that includes large numbers of potential glycosylation sites. Expression of one such protein has been shown restore the ability of a bacterium to form floc, a type of biofilm.), with amino-acid sequence MLLLLLGGAGQSNAGPIIYDNLYPSELIGGLNSDFDPNDVNIVNQAADDFMLTSGMTTITGIHWLGFLSGADLDSILFDDFTIRIFNDAGGTAEVDPTVLDLNVGVVDVVSFSNVLEYSVDISPITLQADTTYWLSIVNNTVGSPETWAWGIESFDSGNNLFRMIDGDDWGTGVFNLAFNLTGPAIPEPTAAILFSTGFAVVGLAARRRSAS